One Planctomycetota bacterium DNA window includes the following coding sequences:
- a CDS encoding glycosyltransferase gives MGKSCVLPRIPPGNPIVFGSAVCSHPCDDPTLLERFAIRRILVPGEWMREMWADYFGDRVVSWPTGIDVDRWKPDPAIEPAWDVLVYDKVRWEHERYQQELLEPILNELRRRNLTITTIQYGHYREDDFLERLRRVRWMLFVTEHETQGFAYQEALSTGVPVLAWDRGGYWQDPSYFPARVKFSPVSSVPYWDARCGTRFSTTAEFPRRLDEFLEQRQANRFTPRQFILDNLTLERCARHYLNLVEQASPSS, from the coding sequence GTGGGTAAGTCCTGCGTGTTGCCGCGGATTCCGCCAGGCAACCCGATCGTATTTGGCTCCGCCGTGTGCTCGCACCCTTGTGATGACCCCACGCTGTTGGAGCGATTCGCCATTCGTCGCATCCTTGTCCCCGGCGAATGGATGCGGGAGATGTGGGCCGATTACTTCGGCGATCGGGTGGTAAGTTGGCCAACCGGAATCGATGTCGACCGTTGGAAACCCGATCCCGCGATCGAGCCGGCTTGGGATGTCCTGGTCTACGACAAGGTGCGCTGGGAACACGAACGCTATCAACAGGAGTTGCTCGAGCCGATCTTGAACGAGTTGCGACGGCGAAACTTGACCATTACCACCATCCAATACGGCCACTATCGCGAAGACGACTTCCTGGAGCGCTTGCGGCGCGTGCGCTGGATGTTATTTGTGACCGAACACGAGACCCAGGGATTTGCGTATCAAGAGGCGCTTTCAACCGGAGTGCCAGTGTTGGCCTGGGACCGCGGTGGCTACTGGCAGGATCCCAGCTACTTCCCCGCTCGCGTCAAATTCTCGCCCGTTAGTTCGGTCCCCTATTGGGACGCGAGGTGCGGCACGAGGTTTTCAACCACGGCCGAGTTCCCGCGACGGCTTGACGAGTTTCTCGAACAACGGCAAGCCAACCGCTTTACCCCGCGACAATTCATTCTCGATAACTTGACGCTGGAGCGCTGTGCTCGGCATTACCTAAACCTCGTTGAACAAGCTTCCCCCTCATCTTGA